One Panicum virgatum strain AP13 chromosome 9K, P.virgatum_v5, whole genome shotgun sequence genomic region harbors:
- the LOC120652381 gene encoding uncharacterized protein LOC120652381 isoform X1: MEPKMESVSLNLEDNGDHQPSSETSIASDAIYDDSPVPPCIGNEHQAEIPNLATEDERRELMAGSLNGSTSHGYGYPIVVGLALPIMWASLSDVNKKEEGLQMQNDSESETRGSSGDVQSQMTSTCPINNNTSKCDTTCQDQHTVVPAVQTECDSNQAHDDKMSPCPTQEGVHITNYPMMQQIGTEQLNPLPYSPITLWTDLEAELFLLGLYIFGKNLNLLSRFLGTKTVADVLSYYYGKFYKRDAYKRWSDCRKAKTRKCILGERIFQGWRQQELISRLKSKIPIESHDSLIEVFKSFSDSQTSLKEFVFALKSIVGTEVFVEAVGVGKGKHDLTGFVTDPSKPNQALTVHSDLPTGKDCSSLASEDIIKFLTGDFRRSKTRSNDIFWEAVWPRLLAKGWHSEQPKDVSTTKNCLVFLVPGIKKFSRSKLTKGTHYFDSVSDVLKKVAADPVLLEFEADGVDHGLTAEKNGSITEMKLNQDSPLDGYQELPKFTIIDTSLVEGEEPFNVRELRNLPADANISFVLSRHASNMVSYSSSEEEDANDRLSDDQEDCGRVTAEAKELEMASVGSLPNMVTANGHSSNGNDDKIDLTGIYGIKTKPERRKYLSPVSKRRRLTSCNNEQSSRRSFSFSKVGGLEKEKSKALSTSKSAAFDVGDTFQTKTIASCSTKEKPSEHKMNASNSVTNDGQNQRMVMENLIEDESFEHKADAVAEIHSKINADETKYAKEGHVSGPINSNKLKTPHDDRASSSICVTSSKNQSGMKADEAPSSSNSNMACDPSMTTGKPVSQQPALEANPRRQGTRNRPPTARALEALAFGLLGSGKRKGGSKSMATTRPSQRARKATKDPVPTASSGDAESSMDAEVHP, encoded by the exons ATGGAGCCGAAG ATGGAGTCAGTGTCACTCAATCTCGAAGACAATGGTGACCACCAACCTTCTTCAGAAACTTCCATTGCATCAGATGCGATATATGATGACTCTCCAGTACCTCCATGCATTGGAAATGAGCACCAGGCAGAAATCCCCAATCTGGCTACAGAAGACGAGCGTCGTGAGCTCATGGCTGGTTCACTCAACGGCTCCACATCACATGGCTATGGTTACCCTATTGTGGTTGGGTTAGCTCTACCAATTATGTGGGCATCACTAAGCGATGTCAATAAGAAAGAAGAGGGATTACAAATGCAAAACGATTCAGAATCTGAAACAAGAGGCAGCAGTGGAGATGTGCAAAGTCAGATGACCTCAACTTGTCCAATCAACAATAACACAAGCAAATGTGATACAACATGCCAGGATCAACATACAGTGGTGCCTGCAGTTCAGACTGAATGCGACAGTAATCAAGCACATGATGATAAAATGTCTCCTTGCCCCACTCAAGAAGGCGTGCACATCACCAATTATCCAATGATGCAGCAGATAGGAACCGAACAATTAAATCCGCTGCCTTATTCACCCATTACCCTATGGACTGATCTTGAGGCAGAGCTTTTTCTCCTTGGGCTCtacatttttggcaaaaatctCAACCTGCTGAGCAGGTTTCTTGGTACTAAGACCGTTGCTGATGTGCTTTCATACTACTATGGGAAGTTCTACAAAAGGGATGCATATAAAAGATGGTCGGACTGTAGAAAGGCCAAAACTAGAAAATGCATTCTTGGGGAACGCATTTTTCAAGGATGGCGACAGCAGGAGCTAATATCACGTCTGAAATCTAAAATCCCTATAGAATCTCATGATTCGTTGATTGAG GTTTTCAAATCTTTCAGTGACAGTCAAACATCTTTGAAGGAATTTGTCTTCGCTCTGAAATCCATTGTTGGAACAGAAGTTTTTGTGGAGGCAGTCGGGGTTGGTAAAGGGAAGCACGATTTGACTGGATTTGTTACGGACCCGTCTAAACCCAATCAAGCTCTCACTGTTCATAGCGATTTGCCTACAGGAAAAGACTGTTCGTCGCTTGCTTCAGAAGATATAATTAAATTCTTAACTGGTGATTTCAGAAGAAGTAAGACAAGATCAAATGATATTTTCTGGGAAGCTGTCTGGCCCCGTTTGCTTGCAAAAGGGTGGCACTCAGAGCAGCCAAAGGATGTCAGCACAACTAAAAATTGCCTTGTATTTCTTGTGCCTGGTATAAAGAAGTTCTCGAGAAGTAAACTCACTAAAGGCACCCATTATTTTGATTCTGTGAGCGATGTCCTAAAAAAGGTGGCAGCTGATCCTGTTCTTCTTGAGTTTGAGGCTGATGGGGTAGACCATGGTTTAACTGCTGAGAAAAATGGCAGTATAACAGAAATGAAACTGAACCAAGACAGTCCTTTAGATGGATATCAGGAGCTTCCTAAGTTCACAATAATTGATACTAGCTTAGTCGAAGGGGAAGAGCCCTTCAATGTGCGGGAGCTGAGGAACTTACCTGCAGATGCAAATATTAGTTTTGTCCTTTCACGCCATGCATCTAATATGGTGAGTTACAGTTCCTCCGAGGAGGAAGATGCCAATGATAGATTATCAGATGACCAGGAAGATTGTGGACGAGTTACAGCTGAGGCTAAGGAACTTGAAATGGCTTCAGTGGGTTCATTGCCAAACATGGTGACTGCTAATGGTCATTCTTCTAATGGTAATGATGATAAAATTGATTTGACAGGCATCTACGGCATCAAAACAAAACCTGAAAGGCGCAAGTATTTGTCCCCAGTGTCAAAGCGCAGAAGATTAACTAGCTGTAATAATGAACAAAGCAGCCGCCGCAGCTTTTCTTTCTCAAAAGTTGGTGGTTTGGAGAAAGAGAAAAGCAAGGCACTGTCGACTTCAAAATCAGCTGCATTTGATGTTGGTGACACTTTCCAGACAAAAACAATCGCAAGCTGTTCTACAAAGGAGAAGCCATCTGAGCATAAAATGAATGCATCAAACTCTGTTACCAATGATGGGCAAAATCAGCGAATGGTCATGGAAAACTTAATTGAGGACGAGTCATTTGAGCATAAGGCTGATGCAGTGGCTGAAATTCACTCAAAGATCAACGCTGATGAGACGAAGTATGCCAAAGAAGGTCATGTTAGTGGTCCGATTAACTCAAATAAGCTGAAGACACCACATGATGATAGGGCAAGCAGCAGTATTTGTGTCACATCATCAAAAAATCAGAGTGGCATGAAGGCTGATGAAGCTCCCTCCAGTTCGAACAGCAACATGGCTTGTGATCCTTCCATGACAACAGGAAAACCTGTTAGCCAGCAACCTGCTTTGGAGGCTAATCCTCGGAGGCAAGGAACCAGAAACAGGCCTCCCACAGCAAGAGCTCTAGAAGCTCTTGCCTTTGGACTACTTGGAAGCGGGAAGCGGAAGGGTGGCTCAAAGAGCATGGCAACGACCCGACCTTCTCAGCGAGCTCGCAAAGCCACCAAAGATCCAGTTCCTACAGCTTCCAGTGGTGATGCAGAGTCCAGCATGGATGCGGAAGTGCATCCATGA
- the LOC120652381 gene encoding uncharacterized protein LOC120652381 isoform X2 → MESVSLNLEDNGDHQPSSETSIASDAIYDDSPVPPCIGNEHQAEIPNLATEDERRELMAGSLNGSTSHGYGYPIVVGLALPIMWASLSDVNKKEEGLQMQNDSESETRGSSGDVQSQMTSTCPINNNTSKCDTTCQDQHTVVPAVQTECDSNQAHDDKMSPCPTQEGVHITNYPMMQQIGTEQLNPLPYSPITLWTDLEAELFLLGLYIFGKNLNLLSRFLGTKTVADVLSYYYGKFYKRDAYKRWSDCRKAKTRKCILGERIFQGWRQQELISRLKSKIPIESHDSLIEVFKSFSDSQTSLKEFVFALKSIVGTEVFVEAVGVGKGKHDLTGFVTDPSKPNQALTVHSDLPTGKDCSSLASEDIIKFLTGDFRRSKTRSNDIFWEAVWPRLLAKGWHSEQPKDVSTTKNCLVFLVPGIKKFSRSKLTKGTHYFDSVSDVLKKVAADPVLLEFEADGVDHGLTAEKNGSITEMKLNQDSPLDGYQELPKFTIIDTSLVEGEEPFNVRELRNLPADANISFVLSRHASNMVSYSSSEEEDANDRLSDDQEDCGRVTAEAKELEMASVGSLPNMVTANGHSSNGNDDKIDLTGIYGIKTKPERRKYLSPVSKRRRLTSCNNEQSSRRSFSFSKVGGLEKEKSKALSTSKSAAFDVGDTFQTKTIASCSTKEKPSEHKMNASNSVTNDGQNQRMVMENLIEDESFEHKADAVAEIHSKINADETKYAKEGHVSGPINSNKLKTPHDDRASSSICVTSSKNQSGMKADEAPSSSNSNMACDPSMTTGKPVSQQPALEANPRRQGTRNRPPTARALEALAFGLLGSGKRKGGSKSMATTRPSQRARKATKDPVPTASSGDAESSMDAEVHP, encoded by the exons ATGGAGTCAGTGTCACTCAATCTCGAAGACAATGGTGACCACCAACCTTCTTCAGAAACTTCCATTGCATCAGATGCGATATATGATGACTCTCCAGTACCTCCATGCATTGGAAATGAGCACCAGGCAGAAATCCCCAATCTGGCTACAGAAGACGAGCGTCGTGAGCTCATGGCTGGTTCACTCAACGGCTCCACATCACATGGCTATGGTTACCCTATTGTGGTTGGGTTAGCTCTACCAATTATGTGGGCATCACTAAGCGATGTCAATAAGAAAGAAGAGGGATTACAAATGCAAAACGATTCAGAATCTGAAACAAGAGGCAGCAGTGGAGATGTGCAAAGTCAGATGACCTCAACTTGTCCAATCAACAATAACACAAGCAAATGTGATACAACATGCCAGGATCAACATACAGTGGTGCCTGCAGTTCAGACTGAATGCGACAGTAATCAAGCACATGATGATAAAATGTCTCCTTGCCCCACTCAAGAAGGCGTGCACATCACCAATTATCCAATGATGCAGCAGATAGGAACCGAACAATTAAATCCGCTGCCTTATTCACCCATTACCCTATGGACTGATCTTGAGGCAGAGCTTTTTCTCCTTGGGCTCtacatttttggcaaaaatctCAACCTGCTGAGCAGGTTTCTTGGTACTAAGACCGTTGCTGATGTGCTTTCATACTACTATGGGAAGTTCTACAAAAGGGATGCATATAAAAGATGGTCGGACTGTAGAAAGGCCAAAACTAGAAAATGCATTCTTGGGGAACGCATTTTTCAAGGATGGCGACAGCAGGAGCTAATATCACGTCTGAAATCTAAAATCCCTATAGAATCTCATGATTCGTTGATTGAG GTTTTCAAATCTTTCAGTGACAGTCAAACATCTTTGAAGGAATTTGTCTTCGCTCTGAAATCCATTGTTGGAACAGAAGTTTTTGTGGAGGCAGTCGGGGTTGGTAAAGGGAAGCACGATTTGACTGGATTTGTTACGGACCCGTCTAAACCCAATCAAGCTCTCACTGTTCATAGCGATTTGCCTACAGGAAAAGACTGTTCGTCGCTTGCTTCAGAAGATATAATTAAATTCTTAACTGGTGATTTCAGAAGAAGTAAGACAAGATCAAATGATATTTTCTGGGAAGCTGTCTGGCCCCGTTTGCTTGCAAAAGGGTGGCACTCAGAGCAGCCAAAGGATGTCAGCACAACTAAAAATTGCCTTGTATTTCTTGTGCCTGGTATAAAGAAGTTCTCGAGAAGTAAACTCACTAAAGGCACCCATTATTTTGATTCTGTGAGCGATGTCCTAAAAAAGGTGGCAGCTGATCCTGTTCTTCTTGAGTTTGAGGCTGATGGGGTAGACCATGGTTTAACTGCTGAGAAAAATGGCAGTATAACAGAAATGAAACTGAACCAAGACAGTCCTTTAGATGGATATCAGGAGCTTCCTAAGTTCACAATAATTGATACTAGCTTAGTCGAAGGGGAAGAGCCCTTCAATGTGCGGGAGCTGAGGAACTTACCTGCAGATGCAAATATTAGTTTTGTCCTTTCACGCCATGCATCTAATATGGTGAGTTACAGTTCCTCCGAGGAGGAAGATGCCAATGATAGATTATCAGATGACCAGGAAGATTGTGGACGAGTTACAGCTGAGGCTAAGGAACTTGAAATGGCTTCAGTGGGTTCATTGCCAAACATGGTGACTGCTAATGGTCATTCTTCTAATGGTAATGATGATAAAATTGATTTGACAGGCATCTACGGCATCAAAACAAAACCTGAAAGGCGCAAGTATTTGTCCCCAGTGTCAAAGCGCAGAAGATTAACTAGCTGTAATAATGAACAAAGCAGCCGCCGCAGCTTTTCTTTCTCAAAAGTTGGTGGTTTGGAGAAAGAGAAAAGCAAGGCACTGTCGACTTCAAAATCAGCTGCATTTGATGTTGGTGACACTTTCCAGACAAAAACAATCGCAAGCTGTTCTACAAAGGAGAAGCCATCTGAGCATAAAATGAATGCATCAAACTCTGTTACCAATGATGGGCAAAATCAGCGAATGGTCATGGAAAACTTAATTGAGGACGAGTCATTTGAGCATAAGGCTGATGCAGTGGCTGAAATTCACTCAAAGATCAACGCTGATGAGACGAAGTATGCCAAAGAAGGTCATGTTAGTGGTCCGATTAACTCAAATAAGCTGAAGACACCACATGATGATAGGGCAAGCAGCAGTATTTGTGTCACATCATCAAAAAATCAGAGTGGCATGAAGGCTGATGAAGCTCCCTCCAGTTCGAACAGCAACATGGCTTGTGATCCTTCCATGACAACAGGAAAACCTGTTAGCCAGCAACCTGCTTTGGAGGCTAATCCTCGGAGGCAAGGAACCAGAAACAGGCCTCCCACAGCAAGAGCTCTAGAAGCTCTTGCCTTTGGACTACTTGGAAGCGGGAAGCGGAAGGGTGGCTCAAAGAGCATGGCAACGACCCGACCTTCTCAGCGAGCTCGCAAAGCCACCAAAGATCCAGTTCCTACAGCTTCCAGTGGTGATGCAGAGTCCAGCATGGATGCGGAAGTGCATCCATGA